The sequence below is a genomic window from Halosolutus gelatinilyticus.
CCCGATCAAAGTTCTCCAGAAGAGGTCTTAGAGCGCGTAACCGACGCTGTCTTCGCGCTTGACGAAGACTGGCGGTTCACGTATTGCAACGACCAAGCTGAAACCCTGTTCCAGCGAGACCAAGCGGATCTCCGTGGGGAAGTTATCTGGAAGGAGTTTCCCATGTTGACCGACTCGCCGTTCCAGTGGGAGCATGAACGTGCGATGAAGACCCAAGAAGCTGTCACATTTGAGACGCACTATCCGCCACAGGACGGTTGGTTCGAAACCCATGCCTATCCCTCTGAAACCGGACTTTCAGTGTACGTACGCGACATCACTGACCCGGATGACCGTCAGCAAGAAGTCGAGAAACGGGAGCAAGCTCTCCGACGTGCCAATGAGGTGATGGCGGCCGCAGACCAGCCGTTCTCCCAGCAGATAAATTCGCTCCTTGAAGTAGTCCGGACGACAGTTGGAACCAAGTTTGCGACGCTCTCACGTGTCAATGAAGATGCTGGTGAATACATCTTTGAACACGTGGCCGCGCCGGAAACTGTGGACCTCGAATCGGGTGACACGACGCCGCTGGAGACTCTGCCCAACTGCTCACGCGTCGTCGAGACTGCGGAGACGCTTGTCCTGCAGGACGTAAAGTCCGAGGCTCCGGAACTGGTCGACCCCGAGTGGGGAATCGCCTGTTATCTCGGGACACCGGTCATCGTCCATGGAGAAGTGTACGGGACGTTCTGCTTCTACGGGATGGAGGCGCGGACCGAAGCCTTCTCCGATTGGGAAGTCTCGTTCATTGGTCTGCTCAGCAACTGGGTGAGCAATGAACTCGAGCACAAGGTGTATAAGCAGGAACTCAAGGAGTCCAACGAACGCTTGGAGCAGTTCGCCTACGCCGCCTCGCATGACCTCCAAGAGCCCCTGCGGATGGTGACGAGTTACCTCCAGTTGCTGGAGTCGCAGTATACCGACGACCTCGACGAGGACGGCCGGGAGTTCATCGAGTTTGCGGTCGATGGTGCTGACCGGATGCGCGACATGATAGATGGATTACTCGAGTATTCGCGGGTCGAAACGCGTGGAGACCCCTTAGAGCCGGTCGAGTTGGACGCTGTTCTCGAAGACGTTCACAAGGACCTCCAGTTGAAAATCAAGGAAACGGATGCGGAGATCGTCGTGGAGACGCTCCCCCGCGTCAAAGGCGACGCCGACCAACTCCGAGAGGTGTTCCAAAACCTGCTCGACAACGCCATCGAGTACAGCGGTGAAGAGCCACCACGAGTGCACGTCTCAGCCGAGCAAGCGGACGATAAGTGGACGATCTCGGTTCGCGATGAGGGCATCGGTATCGATCCTGCGGACGCCAACCGTATCTTCAAGGTGTTCCAGAGCCTCCACACGCAAGAGGAAGGCGCGGGGACGGGAATTGGGCTGGCGCTGTGTGAGCGCATCATCGAGCGCCACGGCGGCGACATCTGGGTCGAGCCCGACCCTCACGATGGAACAACGTTTGCTTTTACGCTTCCGGTAGCAGACGAGTCCGATAACTGAGCGCACTGTACTGAGTGATCACCACTTTCCAAATCAAGCCGGATCTCGTGCTACATTCGCATCTTTGATCCACACTGTGTCGCGGGCGCGGTGCTCGCCGGCGCCGACGAGGTCACGATCGAGCGTAAAAGGGGCGATCCTGATGAGCAGCCAGCAGTACGCTGACGGTGGATCACTACTGAACTGGCCGGAGGGGTTCGATCGGACGTCACCCGAGAAACGCGAATCCTATCCGCACGGGTTCCGCGTCTCTCAAACCGCCGCGTTCGACAACATCCTAGATGGGCTACAGAAGATGGACGCCCGGAACGTTCAGGTGCGGACCGCGGCGCCGCACACCGCGAAGGAACCACACCGGCCCTACGCCAATCGGAATCCCGACGACCCAGGGGTGGTCGTCTACTTCGAGAAGGACGGCCAGCAGTTCGCCGTCCCCTGCGATCGATGGGACAACCTGCGGGACAACGCGCAGGCGATCGCGTCAGCCCGATCGGCGTTGACCGCGAGATCACTGCGGACGAACTCGCCGTCCCAGTAATCGTTCTCGAGCTGGCCGAGACCGAGTTCCTCCGTGACACCGTCGTTCGACGAGAGAACCGGTTGACCGTCTGGGACGTCCTCATCGTACCAGTCGAGTTGATCGTTGAATGGGTTCATTGGCCTTCTGCATCAGTAGAAATTTTGGCGACTCACGATCTTTCATCGAATTCAATTCTGTAGAAATCATCAGTAAGTGATAGGAGTTGCTTGCTGAATATAGAGGATGAGCCTCTCATGACGGTCTGGTTAGATTCAGTTCAGTTGGGCTGAATCAGTGGTCACTACAGTTCGTATCTAACACCAACGGACGATAGCATTCCAAGAACCTGTATTGTCTGATCGCTCACGAGTTGGTTTCGTTGCTGGCGGAAATCGTAAAGAAGAACGTTGAGCCCTCTCCGGGTTCTGACTCGACCCAGATGTCGCCGTCGTGGTATTCGACGATTTTCTGACAGATGGACAGTCCGATTCCGGTTCCCGTGTCTTCCCCTATCTCACCGACTTGATTGAAAATCTCGAAAATCTCCTCGGCGTCGTCCGGATCGATTCCGATTCCCTGATCACGGACCGAAAACAGCCACTCGTTCTCTCGCTCCTCGGTAGAGACGTGGACACGAGGCGGTTCGTCGCCAGCGTACTCGATCGCGTTGCTAATCAGGTTCTGAAAGAGCTGGAGCAGTTGCGTTTTATCGCCGTTGATAGTCGGCAGCGAACCGACAGTGATCTCGGCGTCGCTCTCCTCGATCTCGATCTGGAGGTTCGTCAGCGATTGCTCGAAAACCGTGTTGCAGTCTATCGGTTGGATCTCCTTATTACGTGAGTTGACGCGTGAATATTCCAGCAGGTCTTCGATCATTTCGCGCATCCGGTCGGCACCGTCGACGGCGAAGTCGATGAATTCCTGAGCGTCGGCATCGAGATCGTCCGCATAGCGGTCTTCGAGGAGCTGCACATAGCTCGAGACCATCCGCAACGGTTCCTGTAAATCGTGGGAGGCGGCATATGCGAACTGCTCTAGGTCGGCGTTCGATCGCTCTAATTTCTCGATCGTGTCTTCGAGTTCGGCTTCGACACGCTTGCGCTTTGTAATGTCATAGTAGAGCTCGATGCGGCCACCGGCATAGCGTCCCGATTTGATCGGCTGGCTGCGGTGGTGAAGATAGCGTTCGTCACGATCGTCGGCAGGAGGGACGTGGCACTCGAACGTTTCGATGTCGGTCGTCTCGTCGTAGGGAGCCGTGACCATCTCGGCGAACGGCTCCGGATCCGCAACGATCTGCTTGAGATCACTCCGGACGAACGGTGCGTTATCCCGACCGATGGTGTCTGTCCGGTCGACCCCGAAGTACTGTTCGAACGCCTCGTTCAGCCACGCAATGGTACCCGACGAATCGAGAATACGGACGCCTACTTCCGAGGGACCGAAAATATCCTCAACGAACGAGCGGTACCGCTCTTTCGCGATGACCGTCTGCATCGCATACGGGATCGTACTGCCGAGTTCCTCGAGGAGGTCCTGTTCGTCCGAATCGAATGCATCCGCATGGTCAGCGTAGACGTTCAGGATACCGTACAATGTCTCGTCGTACACGAGTGGAATACTCACGACGGATCGGAGTCCAGCTTCTGTAAGGTGTTCTTTCCATGATTCGGAGTCCGGTTGTTCGGAGAGGTTCTGACTGACCTGCATCTCGCGTGTGTGTACCGCCGTTTCGCACGGCCCCTGTCCGGTTTCGCTCGTATCGAACGAGACGGTAACATCCTCCAGATCTCCGGTATCAGTTCCGGCCCACGCCAGTGGTTCGATCTCTTTGGTGTCCGAATTGGGCTCACCGATCCAGGCGAACCGGTACGGTTCGGCCTCGACGAGGCGATCACAGACGGTTTGCTCGATCTCCTCGCGCGTCGATGCTTGGACGAGTGCTCGCGTAATGTTTCGGATGACTGTGTTGATGTGATGTAACGTCTCCAGTTCCTCCGTTTGCTCATTCAGTTGCAGGGATTGCTGGCGCGCCCGTAACAGACTCTCGATCCGTCCTTGTAGCTCGGCCTTCTGTATCGGCGTCGTGATGAGTTCGTCAATACAGTCACCGACCACGGCGTCGATCCGTTTCCAGATATCCGAACCGAGCCGTTTCGAATCCCGCTGAGACACGACGAGGAGATAAGGAAGAAAGACTGGCCGCACGGCGTCTTTGCTTTCCAGTAATACATCGTCGTAGCGCTGCAGCGACGATTGATCGATGAGACACAGATCAATCGTTTCGTCGAGCACCTCTGAAGGATTCGCCTGCACAACTTGGTACTCAGACGACAGCCATTCCGCGAGCAGTCGGCGATTTTCCTCGTGATCGAGGAGAAGGAGGATGCGGCTCATCCCGCCGCTATCGCGTGTTGCTGGCGGTTCGGCGGCCGTTTGTCCGTTAGGTCCATGGGGCGTCATTTCTGTTTTGCTCGTTGGGTCGCTCTCCTCGGCGGTCGCACGCTTAAGCCGCTGTCGACGGTTGCCGGTTGGGTGATGGTCGCCTGTGGGAAGATATAGCGATGCAGGGCATCAGTTGTCACCGATGTTACCCTGTTCGGAGTCGTCCCATTCCGGGGTCCCGCTTAGGATGCCACGTAACTCCGTCAGCTGATCGCCGATCTGGACCCCGTACTCGGTGATCTGGAACTCGCGCATCGTCCGCTCGAAGTCGCTCGTTCGTTTTTTCAGCACCCCGATCGCTTTGTGCATCTGACCGTCAACCTCTATATGTTGCAGGAATAGGATCGTATCCCCGAGGTAGCTGAGGCCCTCTGCGGTGACCTGGAACGGCCCGGTGATATCTCTCGTCTCACTCACGAGAATAACGGTCACGCCCATGTTTTTCAGATATCGACACAGCGAATGGAGTTCGGTAGTGAGATTCTGGTCATCACCCTGCAAGGCGAGTTGGTAGCCCGTGACCCCGTCTATCATCACGATTTTCGCCTGTTCCTGTTCGACCTGCCTGCGCACTCGATAGGCAAATTCGTCGGAGGAAAGTTGCAATCCCTCTATCTCTTCGATCTGGAGTGCTTCCCGATCGAGCATTTCGCGAATCGGGATATTGATCGACTCACACCGATGCAAGATCGTTCCCTTTCCCTCCTCGAAGGAATAGATGACGGATCGTTCACCCCTCCCTGCAGCTTCCTTCATGAACTGTATCCCAGTCGTGGTCTTTCCGACGCCGGTCGGTCCCGTCAAGATAGAGACCGTTCCGCGCTCGATACCGCCGTCTAGTAGCTGGTCTAACTCCGGGACGCCAGAGGAGAGGGTTTCAGCGTCGAATTTCTGTTCGTGCTGACGGGGGACGAGGTTGGGATACACTGTCAGTCCGCCGTACTCGATTGTGAGTGAGTGCTCGCCGCTCTCGAAATCCGTGCCACGGAACTTGGGAACCTCAATTGTTCGGCCCTTCGACGACCGACCGAGATGGATGATACCGTCACTCATGAACTGCAGATCGTCATCGGGTTCCGACTCCGTGTCCTGAGAGGTAAACAGCACGGTCGTCTCCTGTTCTTTGAGAAACTGCATGAACGAGAGAACCTGTTTGCGGAACTGATAATCGTCGGACGACAGATAGCGTAGTTGCGTGAGCGGGTCAATGAAGATGATGTTGGGATCAACTTCCGTAACCCGCTCCGTAATTTTCTCGGTGATCGATTCTTCGGCTACCTCGTCCGAGGTGAAGATATCGTAGGAGAGATCGTTAACGAAGAACTCAGAATCGGGGCTCAGATCGAGGAACTCGATACCATCGAGATCAAATCCGAACGAGTTGGCGTTTTCACGAATATCGGCCTCCGATTCCTCCAGATTGATATACAGTGCCTCGTTGTCACCGGCGGTGGTGGCATCTGTGAGAAAATGCAACCCGAGAACGCTTTTGCCGGTCCCAGGCTGGCCACGGACCATATAAGTCCGTCCTGGAATAAGTCCTCCGTGTAGAATTCTGTCAAGCCCCCTGACCCCCGTCGAGAGACGATCCTCTCCCTTCACAGCCTCCGAAAGGCGACTTTCCGTATCTTCCATACCTCAAGGAGGTCCGGCTCATTGTTGTGCTTTTTCATCCGGGAACAGCGGTGGTGCAGAACTGTTCCCATACGAGGATGGCGCGAATGCTAGCTGTTTAGCGTTGAGCTTAGGCCAGTTTAAAGCAATCACACTGATAGACACGCGCCCTGTATACAGCACGCATCATAGGATCTGATCGAAAAATGTCAGAAGCTGGCTGCTGGATACAGAGTATGAATTCAGCATAGCGTTTTTCCCATGAGAACCTTTTTCCTTGAGCCAATCGTCCCAAGGTGATAATGGCTTATTGGGGAGACTCCCCGGGTGACTCAATGTCCCCTCAATCCCAGCACTCCAATTCCGAGTATGAGCAAACAGCACTCTAACAAACGTACGACGTTCGGCCTTGATGGCGCCCTCTCTGGCATCGAAGCACGGCAGAAGGCGAGTGCGATACACGATCACCAGTGCGGGGACGGATCAAATGATCATCTCGCTTCCATATACGATAATCAGGACGATCAGTTCGCCGCGGTCGTGCCGTTCATCAAACAGGGATTGGAACAGGGTGAGCAGTGCCTCTACGTCGCGGACGAGAATACGACGGAGGAAGTCCGCGACGCGCTCCGCGAAGGCGGTATCGACGTCGAAGCTGCCCAGGACTCCGGTGCGTTATCGATCCACACAAAAGCGGACACGTACCTCCGGACGGGTGAGTTCAAGCCGGAGACGATGGTCGAGTTTTGGGAGGAAACCCTCGCCGAGGCACGCGATCGCGAGGGATACGAAGGTGTTCGAGCCACCGCCGAGATGACGTGGGCACTCGAGGAGGACACCGGACTCGATCAATTAGTCCGGTATGAAGCACTGCTCAATACGATTTACGAGGGTGATGATTATGTCGTCCTCTGCCAGTATAATCGTGATCGATTTTCTACGGATGTGCTTTCGGACGTGATTCGGAGCCATCCGCTCGTCGTATACGACGGAACGGTCTGCCAGAACTTCTACTACCAGCCGCCGGACGAGTTCTTTGACACAGATCACCCACCACTCGACGTCGATCGGACGGTCGAGGGGTTACTTAGGCACGCGGAAACTCAACGTGAACTCACCGAACGCGATCGATTCCAGAGTGAACTCTACGAAATCACATCGGAACCTGAGCGATCGTTCGATGAAAAACTCCAAGCCCTGTTCGATCTCGGTTGTGAACGGTTCGATCTCGATCTCGGCGGGATGGCTCGGATCGATCCACAGTTGGATCTTTTCGAAGTCGAATACGTCAGTGATTCGCACGACCACTTACAACCCGGCGCCAAAGTGAGCCTCTCTGAGACGTACTGTCGCGTCCTGACCGACGGTGGTAACCCGATCGGCCTCACCGCTCCCGCGGAAGAAGGATTTGAGGGAACGCTAGCCTACGAGGAGTTCGGCGTGAGATCGTATTTGGGAACGCGGCTCCGAGTGGAACACGGACTCGATCGATCGTTCTTTTTCGTGTCCCACGACTCCCGGAGCGCGTCGTTTTCGGAAGCCGAGCGTATGTTCCTGAAATCGATGGGGCAGTGGGTCCAGCAAGAACTCGAACGCCGTGAATACGAGCAGCGCCTCGAGGAATCCAATGAGCGCCTCGAACAGTTCGCGTACGCCACCTCCCACGATCTACAAGAGCCCCTGCGGATGGTTTCGAGTTACTTGCAGTTGCTCGAAAGCCAGTATACCGACGATCTGGACGCAGATGCGGAAGAGTTCATCGAGTTCGCTGTCGATGGGGCTGACCGAATGCGGGAGATGATCGGTGGACTCCTCGAATACTCGCGGATCGAAACCGAAGGGGAGTCGTTCGAATCCGTCGATCTCGATGCCCTCATTGACGAGGTACTGGCTGACTTGCAGCTTCGCATCAAGGAGACTGATGCCGACGTAACGGTCGAGGACCTTCCCCACGTTAAGGGGGATGCGAATCAACTACGGCAACTGTTGCAGAACTTGATCGACAATGCAATCGAGTACAGTGACGATGAGCCGCCACGAGTGATGATATCCGCAGGCCGTGCCGGCAAGATGTGGCGCATCTCCGTGCGCGACGAAGGAATTGGCATCTCTCCCGACGATCAGGAACGAATTTTCGAGGTCTTCGAGCGCCTCCACGCACGCAACGATCACGAAGGGACGGGCATTGGACTGGCACTTTGCGAGCGAATCGTTGAGCGCCACGGTGGCAAGATCTGGGTTGACTCTGAGCCCGGAGTCGGATCGACGTTTTCGTTGACGCTCTCGACCGCCGACACATAATTTTCTGTATTGCAACTCGCTATCATTCTTCCTGTGCAACGCTACGTTCTGCATACGCGCTATGTATTCAGCATGACCTCCTGAAATTATCATCAGTTAGGGGTTTCAACAGAGCTACTCGAACAAAACGGAGGTCTCCCTCGCTATCGCGATCGCGACGAATGACGTCCGCGTTCTCGAGTCGGGTGAGTGCTCGGTCGAGTGTTCGCGAGGGCATCTCGGTTCGGTCTTGGAGTTCGTCGCGTCGTATCGATCCGCCGGCGTCCTCGAGCACCCAGAGTAGGTGTTTCGCGCTCCAGGGGAGGTCGTCGGAGACGTTCATGGGCTTTGTTTTTCAGAGAGTGCCGCGGCTGGTCGAGAGCGGGCGAGCAAGGCCGCGAGACGCCTGTCGACGAGGTCAGTCACAGGTATCAGGCGGTGACCGCCAGTCCCAGACCTCCGTAGATGTGTCACTGGACCGGCTACTCATCCCCTGATCGACGTTTCCGCGCTCGTCTGGGTCGCAAATCGCCAACGCCCACCTACTAGAGTCCCCGTAGGGGTTAGTTGGCGATTCCTGAAGGTCAACATATCCAACGGAAGGGAGGCCAGAGTCGCTATAGAGCGTCGCTCCGTGGGTTCCCGCGCCCTCCGAAACGTGGACCGACGGTTCTCCGAACTCAGTATCGACGAGACGATCGAGTGTTTGACGAACGTGCTCTTTCGAGCATCCAACCGCCTCGGAGATCTCCCGGACCGTCTTCGAGCGCTTACTCGATCGGAGTTCCTCGACGATCTCCTCCTGGAGGTCAGTGAAGACACACTCCACACCCGGCACCTGGACGTCGGCGAATCCTGGCGGCATCGCGTCGGTCCGGACAAACACTGTGGCGGTGACGTCGGGATCGGTCGGGTCACGAGCGTAGCGACCGGCGGCCTGAGCGATGTGGTTCTCGCGGACGCTCGCGAGGATCTCCTGGGCAGTCTCAGCATCTTCGCCTTCGAACCCACGTCCGCGGGCCCGGTACTCCTCGCCTGCGTCGTCGACAGCCGTTTCCACCTCCGCCTCAAGGTCGAGTTCGGCGAGCAGATCGAGGACGTAGTCGTCGCCAGGATCCATGTAGCCGTTGACGAGCCCGACACGTTCGTGTTCGAAGTCGTTGCGCGACTTCTCCTCGCCGAAGTGCATCAACTCCGGCCGGTGGACGCCAGCTTCCTCCATGAGCTCCTCGAGACGATCCTCGACCTGACTCGTCGTGATCGCAGTTCGGAACTGGGTCCCGTACTCGTCGACGAGGTGCTCAAGCAGCGCCTCGAGCTTGTCTTCGTTCAGCCACTCGAGGGCCTTGTCGCCGGAAAGCGGACGCGTCGCATCGCCGACCTGGACAACGCGAAGGCCACGCTCGTAACGGCGCCACAGCTGACGCTCTTCAGGCTCGAGGACATCGGTAGTTTTGATCCAGGGGACGGTATTTGCCTGCCACAGCGGCACCGCGGGGTGGGCGTCGAGCCCGACAAGCGATCGAGCAGAGCCGAAGTCGGGGACCACACGAACGGATCGGACGTCGTTGCTCTCGTCGAGAACGATCGAGACCCACTCGCGGTTCCAGTCGTCGTCATCGCGAACGCCGGCCTCAAGACGCGGTGGTTCATGCATGGTTTTCCCGAATCGCCGACCGTTCGCACGGTCTTCAGCTCGGAAGATCGCCCTCGCGAGCGCCGGCGCGAGGGTGTGCGAATCCGGGTTCTCGAAGTACCACTCCCGATCGGGCTCGGTCCAGAGAACATCCTCGAGGGCATCGCGTTCCTTCGCCGCGTCGCCCTGGTAATCGTCGTGCAGGGAGAGCTGAACGAACGCCTCCCATGTCTTCACCGGCGCATCGATCTCACGGAGGTACGCGCCGATCCCCCTCCTACAAAGTGAATTTCACGGCGTTGAAGACTGATCTCCCCGCCAGCGCTGACGGTGAGACAGTCGAAGCACTTCGCCGAGTGTGGATGATCGTGATTGTCCGTGCCGTCGTAACGTTCGCGCTCAACCTCTTCGGGGGCGAATGTCCGGCCGCAGAGCGTCGTAAATTTGAGACCGGATTCGAGGTGACAGCCTAGCCGTCGCCAGCGATCAGAACGTGGGCCGTCACGCCGCGACACCTCCCGTTGACCCAGCCAATGTAACGGCTTTGAACCCAGGGTTCTGCTCATTCGGGACTGGGTTGTTTCCGAAAACTCTGATACCTGGAGGTAGAGGCTTTGAACCTAAGGATTCAAGCCGGTGGAGGGATTTGAACCCTCGACCTAATCCTTACGAAGGATTCGCTCTGCCAGCTGAGCTACACCGGCACACTCACTCCGTTCGTGTCCCGTGCATCGGTGACGTCGTCACCTCAACACCGGCACTGGGTGCGATCTGTGCACTTCAACGTACGATCGATACCAGCCATAAGGGTTGCGAATCGGACCGATCGTGCGACGCTATCGCGTAACCCGCTCCAGCCGGACGTCCAGACAGACGTTCACCTCGTGGGGCGCGTACGAGCGGACGATCCGCCGGGTTTCGACGGTGACGTCGTACTCGGCGCCCGCGGCCGCGCGGATCGCC
It includes:
- a CDS encoding sensor histidine kinase, which produces MTDPETSSEYPDQSSPEEVLERVTDAVFALDEDWRFTYCNDQAETLFQRDQADLRGEVIWKEFPMLTDSPFQWEHERAMKTQEAVTFETHYPPQDGWFETHAYPSETGLSVYVRDITDPDDRQQEVEKREQALRRANEVMAAADQPFSQQINSLLEVVRTTVGTKFATLSRVNEDAGEYIFEHVAAPETVDLESGDTTPLETLPNCSRVVETAETLVLQDVKSEAPELVDPEWGIACYLGTPVIVHGEVYGTFCFYGMEARTEAFSDWEVSFIGLLSNWVSNELEHKVYKQELKESNERLEQFAYAASHDLQEPLRMVTSYLQLLESQYTDDLDEDGREFIEFAVDGADRMRDMIDGLLEYSRVETRGDPLEPVELDAVLEDVHKDLQLKIKETDAEIVVETLPRVKGDADQLREVFQNLLDNAIEYSGEEPPRVHVSAEQADDKWTISVRDEGIGIDPADANRIFKVFQSLHTQEEGAGTGIGLALCERIIERHGGDIWVEPDPHDGTTFAFTLPVADESDN
- a CDS encoding ATP-binding protein encodes the protein MTPHGPNGQTAAEPPATRDSGGMSRILLLLDHEENRRLLAEWLSSEYQVVQANPSEVLDETIDLCLIDQSSLQRYDDVLLESKDAVRPVFLPYLLVVSQRDSKRLGSDIWKRIDAVVGDCIDELITTPIQKAELQGRIESLLRARQQSLQLNEQTEELETLHHINTVIRNITRALVQASTREEIEQTVCDRLVEAEPYRFAWIGEPNSDTKEIEPLAWAGTDTGDLEDVTVSFDTSETGQGPCETAVHTREMQVSQNLSEQPDSESWKEHLTEAGLRSVVSIPLVYDETLYGILNVYADHADAFDSDEQDLLEELGSTIPYAMQTVIAKERYRSFVEDIFGPSEVGVRILDSSGTIAWLNEAFEQYFGVDRTDTIGRDNAPFVRSDLKQIVADPEPFAEMVTAPYDETTDIETFECHVPPADDRDERYLHHRSQPIKSGRYAGGRIELYYDITKRKRVEAELEDTIEKLERSNADLEQFAYAASHDLQEPLRMVSSYVQLLEDRYADDLDADAQEFIDFAVDGADRMREMIEDLLEYSRVNSRNKEIQPIDCNTVFEQSLTNLQIEIEESDAEITVGSLPTINGDKTQLLQLFQNLISNAIEYAGDEPPRVHVSTEERENEWLFSVRDQGIGIDPDDAEEIFEIFNQVGEIGEDTGTGIGLSICQKIVEYHDGDIWVESEPGEGSTFFFTISASNETNS
- a CDS encoding ATPase domain-containing protein — protein: MEDTESRLSEAVKGEDRLSTGVRGLDRILHGGLIPGRTYMVRGQPGTGKSVLGLHFLTDATTAGDNEALYINLEESEADIRENANSFGFDLDGIEFLDLSPDSEFFVNDLSYDIFTSDEVAEESITEKITERVTEVDPNIIFIDPLTQLRYLSSDDYQFRKQVLSFMQFLKEQETTVLFTSQDTESEPDDDLQFMSDGIIHLGRSSKGRTIEVPKFRGTDFESGEHSLTIEYGGLTVYPNLVPRQHEQKFDAETLSSGVPELDQLLDGGIERGTVSILTGPTGVGKTTTGIQFMKEAAGRGERSVIYSFEEGKGTILHRCESINIPIREMLDREALQIEEIEGLQLSSDEFAYRVRRQVEQEQAKIVMIDGVTGYQLALQGDDQNLTTELHSLCRYLKNMGVTVILVSETRDITGPFQVTAEGLSYLGDTILFLQHIEVDGQMHKAIGVLKKRTSDFERTMREFQITEYGVQIGDQLTELRGILSGTPEWDDSEQGNIGDN
- a CDS encoding MEDS domain-containing protein, whose translation is MSKQHSNKRTTFGLDGALSGIEARQKASAIHDHQCGDGSNDHLASIYDNQDDQFAAVVPFIKQGLEQGEQCLYVADENTTEEVRDALREGGIDVEAAQDSGALSIHTKADTYLRTGEFKPETMVEFWEETLAEARDREGYEGVRATAEMTWALEEDTGLDQLVRYEALLNTIYEGDDYVVLCQYNRDRFSTDVLSDVIRSHPLVVYDGTVCQNFYYQPPDEFFDTDHPPLDVDRTVEGLLRHAETQRELTERDRFQSELYEITSEPERSFDEKLQALFDLGCERFDLDLGGMARIDPQLDLFEVEYVSDSHDHLQPGAKVSLSETYCRVLTDGGNPIGLTAPAEEGFEGTLAYEEFGVRSYLGTRLRVEHGLDRSFFFVSHDSRSASFSEAERMFLKSMGQWVQQELERREYEQRLEESNERLEQFAYATSHDLQEPLRMVSSYLQLLESQYTDDLDADAEEFIEFAVDGADRMREMIGGLLEYSRIETEGESFESVDLDALIDEVLADLQLRIKETDADVTVEDLPHVKGDANQLRQLLQNLIDNAIEYSDDEPPRVMISAGRAGKMWRISVRDEGIGISPDDQERIFEVFERLHARNDHEGTGIGLALCERIVERHGGKIWVDSEPGVGSTFSLTLSTADT